The proteins below are encoded in one region of Bremerella sp. P1:
- a CDS encoding hydrolase — protein MALESEVQTILSRIQTQRDEMLHQLVRWAAINSGTSNLAGLRQLGDLVLDDLRTFSDDAHAISVEPQLFVNQHGDLKERPIGDVLLGVCRTGAPQQAILSIHLDTVYPNESPFQNVKQEGELLHGPGVADAKGGLVVLLWALKAFEEYVETTGHLNLGWKVILNSDEEIGSPASREVFSTHSEGVDFGLLFEPCLPNGSLVGQRKGSGNFEIVVRGQAAHAGREFHKGRNAIVAAAHVTQKLHALNGRWKDTTINVAKIDGGGPTNVVPDTAVVRFNIRYPSADIEAPFNAALDRIVEETGDGITLIRHGGFFAPPKPLTEEYESLLKTVQASGKTLGIDFSWESTGGVCDGNRLAALGVPNIDTMGVRGGNIHSPQEYMHCDSLVQRTQLTFLTLVTLAERFRQAGTSTKA, from the coding sequence ATGGCACTGGAATCGGAAGTTCAAACCATCTTATCCCGCATTCAAACACAGCGGGATGAAATGCTTCACCAACTGGTGCGATGGGCAGCTATCAATTCTGGCACTAGCAACCTGGCAGGCCTTCGCCAGCTAGGCGATCTCGTACTCGACGATCTTCGGACCTTTTCTGACGATGCCCATGCAATTTCTGTCGAGCCGCAGCTTTTTGTTAACCAACATGGCGACTTGAAAGAACGCCCTATTGGCGACGTCCTATTAGGAGTTTGCCGCACGGGTGCTCCCCAGCAGGCGATCTTGTCGATTCATTTGGATACCGTCTATCCCAACGAATCTCCTTTTCAGAATGTAAAGCAAGAGGGTGAACTACTTCACGGCCCCGGCGTGGCCGATGCCAAAGGGGGCCTCGTTGTCCTTTTATGGGCACTCAAAGCATTTGAGGAATACGTCGAAACAACCGGTCACCTCAACCTGGGATGGAAGGTCATTCTCAATAGCGACGAAGAAATCGGATCGCCTGCTTCTCGCGAGGTCTTCAGTACTCATAGTGAAGGAGTCGATTTTGGTTTGCTGTTCGAACCTTGTCTGCCCAACGGTAGTCTTGTGGGGCAGCGGAAGGGATCGGGCAACTTTGAGATTGTCGTCCGAGGGCAAGCGGCGCACGCAGGACGTGAGTTTCATAAGGGGCGTAACGCAATAGTTGCTGCGGCCCATGTCACCCAGAAGCTGCATGCCCTGAATGGGCGCTGGAAAGACACCACAATCAATGTCGCCAAAATTGACGGCGGAGGTCCCACCAACGTCGTACCAGACACGGCCGTCGTCCGTTTCAACATCCGTTATCCATCCGCGGACATCGAGGCTCCGTTCAATGCGGCGCTCGATCGAATTGTCGAGGAAACGGGAGACGGGATTACCTTGATACGACATGGTGGATTCTTCGCCCCACCCAAACCGCTGACCGAAGAATATGAATCATTGCTCAAGACTGTTCAGGCCAGTGGCAAGACACTTGGGATTGATTTCTCCTGGGAGTCGACCGGCGGCGTCTGCGATGGCAACCGCCTGGCAGCACTCGGTGTGCCCAATATCGATACGATGGGCGTCCGCGGGGGCAATATCCATTCCCCTCAGGAATACATGCACTGCGACAGTTTGGTCCAGCGAACGCAGCTCACCTTCCTCACTTTGGTAACCCTTGCCGAAAGATTTCGACAGGCCGGGACTTCAACCAAGGCGTAA